Within Sander lucioperca isolate FBNREF2018 chromosome 22, SLUC_FBN_1.2, whole genome shotgun sequence, the genomic segment AAAGTTGACTGTACTAAAGATTATAACCTTTATTGTTCATGACACACACATGTTTTAATGCAAAGAACCCTACAATGATAGAACATAAATCATCAGATGactttatataacattttatctTCACAGTATCATAAGAACACAGATTAAAGTAATATTTGCTAAGATCCCACATTGACTTTAACAGGATGGCTGCTGTCATCAATTGCTGAATTCATTCAACAGTTTGGGAAACCATCTTCTGTTAAGTTCGTAGTGGAATCTTGTTAGCTTAACGTCCTAATGCTAGCACTGATTCTCATTACATGTtactttttgttcatattttgtcaACACCTGCATACtgtattattatatcattaCTACGGAATATGAGCTGCAGCTAACAAGAAACATTTGTCGACCGTTATGAGCTGCTTGTACAATCGACCCATGTGGTCGTTTCCTAGGTGAGGACAGACTGACTTTTCTCCGCCTTTCCTcttttcggtaacactttatggTAATGGTCCATGAATTATCATAAAGGCATTGATTAATTCATGTAGCCTAGTACTTCATGTAGAAGAATGAATAGTATCTCATGCATGAGTTGATGTAAGAACAATACATTAACTAATGAAACAACTGAAGTATTTCAATTGTCACGTTTGTGAGTGTTCCGTATATGTtctatttcctgttttattgtttatttgtctgttttgCCCCTGGTCTTGtccagttttacttcctgtctgttttttttcccgaCTGTAtgattgtctgccccaccctgatgtctTTCACCTGTTTGTATGACCTGTCTCTTGTTGCttgttacctcttgtatttagtctctgtgtttcccttgTCTGTTGTCGGATTCTTGCGTTATGTTAGTTGTGGTGTTCCCTATCGTTTGTTTCCTTGTCTTGTGGATAATTCTCCTAGCAGTGTTTCCTGTCTGGAATAAACCTCTTtttgaactgcatttgggtccaagcctcatCTCCACCCTGACATCAGTCATGATTTCTGAGTTATTAATGATCATGTCTTCTTCAAAGGTAAGTCTGCAGTGATAGAAAAATGGGTACAGTTCGCAATAAAGAGGCATTGTGCTTATGATGCCATAGAGGGCAGTTTCTAAGTTTTAAGGTGGATCTGTTTTACAAGGCTGTCCTACAGAGCATCCTGTCCTCTGGTCTGATTTACGTGTTTGGAAATATGGTGAGTAGGGTCATTGGGTATGACCTGAGGCCTGTaatacgaagcaagatttggcgttaatgAGGTAagttcaggttcaacccaggtttttgtgtatcacgacggtggatcacttgttaccgggttacatcaccatggtaacttatgctgaacacctaacctggtgggagcaggttatgttggagattagagatcaaccggcgtaaaagcaccgcctactgaccaatcaatactcggttgataacggcgtcacaattcttagaagatcaggtggagctcggtgcgcggagagagagaggctcataaaagttaaaacatttagagaacaacaaccccgttaacatttcCTGATGGgtacttttatgaaagatatacagtagattttcagcggagtgaattacatataggctatttgttggcttcttgagccgtgtgttgccaatgccacacatcggtgtgaattatgtttttatattttttctttgctCTCATGATTGCTTACCACTgacagggttgcaactgaaataataggctaaagcaacggcagtttatggaaagcacaagtgtaattatggtaaaatcttgtgcctgactgatggggaagtgatattgataagtgttgtgatttacacataacagtgtctgctttttttgccagctttccttcctgtgtAAGGAAGCAGTGACTGTATTGTAATTTGCCTgtaaaactgtgtctgtgttcttcatatttatgtagaattatgtttgctcttcttatgtgaaatatgcggctctggtagatgtttgtgattggtcgtgctgtgcaaacagcctcttttatgtgaacgcgcacgccgctggattgggaaaccctgggttgattgaactagttgttaaccaccgtcgtgacacagatTATGCGGGACCgcagttgttaggttaggtgaagccgggtaactgaaataaatccagggcatgttgatcttgattggTAGATGGACTACCAGTTATGTAACCTGATTGGTGTGGGGGCGTGTACAGACTGTGGTTAAtaggcagacattttgacatgttataTTCCTGGTCATGCTGGAGTGGAGGAAAATAAAATAGTTCATTGTATAGCAAAATCAAGCATTAGAAAGATAGAGACAGATATAACACATCAGTCGGAAGAAAAATCAAACAGAGTATTGGGAAAATGAGACCAAAGGGAGACACTTTTATTATTTGCTAGCACAGGTTTAAAAAGATGATCAGTCGATGAATCAGTCCTTATACATTATAGGCTTTGGAAGTGTAGGAGTTCAGAATGGGTTGAGCATGTTTTACTACAATGTAACAAATCTAATATAAGGGGGGCACTTTTTATTTCACTATATATAtctctttacataaatattttgTTCTACTACTATGGGCTAACAGTTCAATCAGACATACATTTCAATGCCCTCTGCCTCTGTAAATGGACAGTATTACATGGCtatgctgccacctgctggtagGGGCAGTAATTACAATTTGACCTACTTTCACGGCGCCTTAAAGTCTAGACTCAATCAGATATCCGTGATCTGCGTAACGACAGTACAGTGGAACGTTTTCCTTCAACAGAGCAACAGTAATAACCTAATATACCATCATTACTGAGATTAAACTACATTCTCCGTTATATTTGCACTGAATAAATTCCATAAACAGATGCGTAATATTAGCTCACACATAAAATAGCACCCTTGTGAATTAGCCTACTGTTGCTAACTCATAACATCGTTGTAACATCGTCCCGTACCTACAGGACATCATACTTACTTATTGATGCACAGCAGTGTCCATAAACTTAGTCCAAtgaggggagaaaggaaagtgtGATAGTGTTCAGCGTTAACGCCTTTTCTTTCTCAACTACCGCATGCTTAGTTGCGTTAATAGCCCATGGCTACTGACAGGAGGAGCGAGAGACTGTATCACTAACAGCCAATCCAGTCTGCTCAAAGCGATGgtctttttcacaaataggtgcacgtaagaggaaaaaaaggtaTCTTCCACTTAAGGGGCCCTATCTTGACTTGCACCCtgtgcaaagcccgacgcacCTGCGACTAGGATTAGTGTGTGCTTGACAGGGTGGGGGGCGTGGCATCACGATGGTGGCTCTACATCGTGACGTTGGCCATCGGCACAACCCTAATAGGGttatatatgaacatttgataaagcctctgaacacccaaacaggtgatttcagttctgctggctgattagacctctgctcaggttaaAGGGGGGGGGGCGAAGCTTTGATGAGAGGTCAATGAATCAGTCTAAAGACACAGTCCTGAGaagaggtccaatcagccaggttaactgaaaacacctgtgtgggtgttcagagccTTTAAAGAGACTTCCTGAGGAGGGCAGTCATATGCCTAGTAGTGTTTAAACTGCCATAACTTCACACAGAGATGAAGAGGAAATGCACAGGTGGAACTGATAACTGTGTCAGTGGGGGGTGCAGGCCCAGAGTTTTGTCGCTCTTTAACAGTTAAAATGTACAACAGTGAATTAAAATGAAGGAACAATCTTTAGTGAGAGGAAACAAACACATGCAGGATGTAAATCCATGGCCGACGGGTGAATGAAGATTAATGGTGGATCTACCAGAAAGGCCTTCTACCTTTTAGtcttttctgctgtttttgaCAACCAACCACTGTCATGAGTGCTTATTCTTGGCTTAAAAATTGGAGCCCAATGGAATGGTAGAGGCTGAGTGGACGGGTCATATCAGACCATGGAGGGCGACATTGAATGCAAGGCTTGCAGGACGCTGTAGAGACAGGTGAGTACAACAACACTGATGGGTTGAAAGTCATCAACAGAAGAGTTGCATGTCTGCACTTCTCACTGTGCAAAAACTGTGCAGGCTCTTGTTctttgtgtatatatgtgtttgtgtttttcaggcTGCTGCTGTTACGGTGTTTGCTGATATGTATTGTCTGCTTGGTGATGCTCTATTGAGCTGTTTTTGCATAACGTGTCAGATTATGCAATTTATGTGGCCTATTAATGCATGTTGCACTGTATACTACACATCTCTGTCCTGCATATGTCTCAAGGAAGTCAAACATTTCATGCTACGTTTATACATGGCCAGCTATTTTCATatacggacatttcaacctctacgttttcaaaaataacatcgtgcacagctgtcagttttcagaaaagtgttagTTTACACGTAcctgtgtatatatgccgtcaatgccgtcaagagcacgccaaacctgtaggtggcagtataacgagaagctcaagcccacgttagccaatcagaatcccgaaaacaacaacagcaacgaatcacttcctcaatcttctcttcctcacttccttgGCCGTTTCTCAATaccaagaatgcaaagaacggacttgtgttcttggggagaaTGTTCTTGCTAGTTGTACCTGGAAGAATGAACTCGCAAGTTCAGAAGCACACTAACGTTGATGACAGTTTTGAGACGATGCGTTCTCCCTGTTGTTGCGCAacacccccagcacagaggGCGCTTGCCACTTTATAGTTTGCTTTGATGttgcaaaatgtgtgtatttataataAAGCTGACGGTCCCCTTTCATACtgcctttgttgttttgttttgttttgatttaaaGTGCTTTTAAGTTTCACGAGCCAATAAGTGTATAAATAACGAGACAACGgcgggaaaaaaaagtcattgtttgTCATTCACTTTAAATTTAAAGCAGAAAAGAACGGTGAAATAATTATTAACATTATAAAATGGACTGGGTAAAGATAGCCACTACCGTCGGTATACTTTACCGAGAAGCTGAAGAGGAGGCTGCTGAGCTGAGGAGGAACCTGCGAGTGAGGAGAgccaggatgaggaggaggaggctggaACGGCGTTTGGCTATTTCAGCTTTTGTCTCTGGCAATGTAAGTATCATATacatttgtgtatatatatgatatacacATAAATTTAGCCTACCTAAAGCAGCGTTTACCTTTACAACAATAATAGACAAAATAGGACACAGTACAAAATGTTAAGGTAAAAACCATATAATAGGCATGGGCATAATAACGGGTAGTTTGATTATTTCATTTAGTACATTACATAACGAACTCTGCACACGTTTACCTATACCAAGAGGTTCAGCTTTCATTTACAGATAAAACAAGTTTGATAATCTTTGCACCATAAATcaagtaggctaacgttaatgtATCTGTATAGCCCATATTCTAAAATGGATTATAGGAAAACATAACAAATGTTAAAAATCTCAAATTCAAAGGATGGCAATAAGTCCTCAGAGGGACGGTAGATGATTAGCATGGTACATTGTAAAGTATAAACAGGTCGAAGACctacattttgtcaataaaatataaattaccaCAATACAATTAATGGAATGCAGACAGAACAGACATTTTCATAATTTCATAATGTAGTAGATGTTTATTGAGAGcctaaaaaaaattatagtaaaTATTACATGTAACATTACATAATATTAAATACATGAAACGTACATGAATGtatgaataaacaaaaaaagacattgcaagattaataatcaataaatactATTACAATGATAACAGTTgatattaaatatgtatttttcttttttaaacaggATCAAAGTCCTTCTAAGAGATATGCACAAGTGAATGACTGCGTGCCTATCCTGTTCAGATTTTTCTCAGAGGCTGACCTAAAGCCAGCCTTTAGGCTCTCCAGGGACACTATCAATGTGCTGGTCCGGATGTTGCCACGGCAAAAGCCACACGGATGGAGCCATGAGATCGAGATAGCCGTTGGTCTGTACTGGCTCGCATGTGGCACCTTGTATAGAGTCACAGCAGACATCTTTGGTATTCCGAGAGCCACTGTTGGACGAATAGTTCACAGTGTAGTGGAAGAGATGATGGCCATCCTGCACAACATAATTCATTTCCCCAAGCCAGATGAGATGGAGGAGGTGGGGGCTGGCTTTGCTCGCATGGCTGGTCATGAGGCCTTCCGCTATGTGGCTGGTGCAATAGATGGATGCCACATCCGAATTCTCCCACCTGCTGAACCACAAAAGAGGTGCTACATAAATCGCAAGCTCTTCCCTTCAGTTATCCATCAGGGGGTGTGTGACAGCAGAGGGAAATTCCTGGATACATACGTTGGCAACACGGGGTCAGTCCATGACGCCCTGGTCCTCCGGAGGTCTCCGATGTACAAGGAGTCGCTGTATCCACCAGCTGGCTTCTTTCTCCTTGGAGACGGGGGATACCCATGCCTGCAGCGTCCGGTCACCATCATTACGCCATACCGCCAGCCTGTAGCGGGTGAGAATACACaataaaatattacatttgttCACTTGCAatagaaacagaacataaaGAAAATGTAACCTCTTTTTTATTAATCAGGCCAAGTTTAAGCACGCTTTAACAAGCACCATGCCAAGGCCAGGAGCATCATTGAGCGCTGCTTTGGCATGGTTAAAACCCACTGGCGAGCAATTTTCCTGAGTGCTTTGGAGATCCGGCCTCTATTTGCCCCCAAAGTCATCTCGGCATGCTGCATCCTCCACAACCTTTGTCTGTCGACAGGCGATAttctggaggaggaggagaaggaagaagaggaggaggatgaagaacATCAGGGGAACATTCCTGATCAAGGTGACCAGGAACTCTCTGGCATTCATCTTCGTGCAAGACTTGCTGCACAGGTGTCTGCCCCTGGACAGCTGCCTGCATTTCTAAGAGAGCATGACTATGAGCAATAAATGATTATGTCCAGTGAAATTAAAGTTTTGTTGTTGCAATCTGTTACATTCTTCATTTTATAAGtgaaattgttttgtaataagGGCAAATGATTTTGGTTAtaagcagttttgttttttcaatacACACTTAATACAATGGCAATGACAATGCAAGAAACCCTTATTAAATCAACTACTTTACTTAGAAAGAAGCATGCCATTATACGCTGTAATGTCTCCCCTTCAGTGAAATAACATGTCACAGCATGTTACCACTATTCACCACACAGAGTGAATGTCAATTTGTCTGTATTATGTAATTAATGTAACAAAAGGAAATAGTTGTACTACCAAAGACAGGTATGaactaaaataatacatttaattttaacTTGTTACAATTTATTAACAAGCCTCTCAAAGAGAGACAGGTATCTCTCAGCCCTGTCAGATGCTGCTCTCTCCCTCGCCTCTTCCCTCGccactgcctgctgctctctctcctcttccctctctgCCTGCTCCTTCATAAAGTCCAGGAGCGCCTCAGTGACCCTGGCTCTCTTCTTTGGTGGCGGGTTGGCCTGTTCATTGTGAGATGAGGAGGACGGAGAGGTGACAACCCCACCTGTAGTGGCTGTCAGATTTGCAGCAACTGCCAGAGGCGGACTTATTGAGTGCTGCCCCTGGAGTGCAGCATCCATCTGACTGTACCACTGCCAGGTGGCAGCAGTCACCCCACCCGCCTCCACCCCTTTTCCTGTAGGAGGATCCCTAAGTTCCTAAAAATGTACATATTAATGAATTAACATTATTGAATTATCATTACAAGTTTTCTCCGCTAGTCAAAATAGCTGCACATTAACTTGCTAATCCTATGTTAAATTACAAGCATGTCCTACAACTTCACcactgaaagagagagacaacaatGTTAGGTTACCTTATATTTCTCTTTTAAATTATTCGATTTCTTCATGGCCTGTTTGACTGTGATATCCATGCCAGACTTGTTTATGAAGACACTggacaaagcaaaaacaaaaaaacaggacaACTTCAACGACATTAGTAATATTACTAGTACTAACgacaaaaataacatttgaGCATGGTAGAATTTACTGAGtatctaaaaataataataacttacatTGATACCTGTCACTTAACAAATAGCTGCAGGACTTACATCCATTGTCATACCACAGCTACATCACAACTTCTTGGTGCTTTCATGGTTATTGTATGCTTTAGTACTGATTTTATCTGATGTAAGCCCTTACAAAAAAGTCCTGCAGAACTTCCTGCAGAAATTTTTTACAGACAATCTTACATTCTTTTTTGTAAGGGAGGTGACGTTGAGTGCCATAAATGGCGTAAATAAAtgatattattatcattattgttaAAAAGCTGACTCACTCCCATCCACTTTGAGGAATTCCTCCTACCAGTAAACAGCCGGTCATTGGCGCTGCGCCATTCTATTAACGCCCTGGTTTCCTCAGATGtcccttgtttaaaaaaaataaaacaatacactgAATAAAACTCTGAATGTAATGACAGAATAACAGTggtaaaaaatgttaaatatctTACAGGTGAGGACCTGGCTTTCCTCTGccattgttgttgctgctgctggtaTGTCTGTGGAGCAAGAGGGGTCTGTGAGCTGACTGACTGACCGGCTCGCGAGAGTCAGTCCCGGCTGGCGAGCTTGCTACGCCCACCGGGGATTGTGGAGCTTTCCAACTCCGAAAGCGGTAGGAGCAAATTTTCAATTCACCATCAATTTTCGttaaactgcctatatttgaAATCTACACAGTTGATTTGTCACCTTAAAACGTCTCAAAAGTAAATTTACTGATTAAATAATAGACgaaacttgtgaaaaacttaCCGCTTCTGTTGTATCTCTGTACCGGAAGCCATCCGGGCTTTATCCCCAAATTAAATGCTGGGATACTGGCCCTGCCAAGTTCATAGAAGTTACCAACTGatgtatcctcggtaaaatgggcgtgtcaagcTCACATCCGGGAATTTTAACTGTTCTTGGCgaaatgcgaacttgtgtattgggacagtactttggcaacacgagatgacgtttcacagggacacaagaccacaagtcaatagaagaacacagattgagaaacggCACTTGTCTCCCTAAacctctgtttgtctcagtttacttCAAATGTTcaaaaatctccactctggccggagtttttagaaagactcgttttcagaggcaaattctccgtttgcgtgtaaacgaagggcacaaacaaagggaaatgtctttgtttttcaaaataaccatgtacgtgtaaacagggcctcagTCCCAGATCTGCTGGTTGAGTGTGAGGACCCTGCTGTGTCTCGTTTGCTGTGTGATTCACCTGTCTCTGTGCTGACTGCAGGTGAATCGGTAGTGGAACCTGGAACACCTGAGTGGGATTTAAGCCTGGCTGCAGTGCAGCtctggggcacgttcaatctcaaatcggtgtgcaccgttttgctacGGTTTGCTGGTTGAATGACAATGTTTCCTCAGAGCGGTGTGCAACCTGCTCTGAGAAATATTTTCTCTCGTTGGGTGGGCGTGTCTCTCATTTATTGGCTGTGTctcaggtgatacccaatcagcagagacatgTCTGTtaactcgtggtaataaaaaggcagagtgcTGGCGCCCACAACcgggtgttcaacgcacccccgtttcagttttaaaaaaaacacgttGCTATGTTTTGTGGGGGCTGAACGTTACACagatgtctctctgtctgctggCTGATTCTGATCCAGATCTCCCTTCATCTCTGCAGGTTTGGTTACCTTTCTTTAGTTTATCTGTACGCTTTGTCTGCACTTcatacacactcatgcacacttACACCACTGACTCTACTGACAATCAGAAACCACACCTTAATATCTCTACCTAAAATCTCTTTTACTTTGGTCTAATTTGGATTGATTTGGTtaataaagtgtatttttttgtaaaacttTATCATAATGTCTCATTTGTTTTGGCTAAAGAGCCAGGTCATAACAAATTGGGGCGTTTTGTCATGGAAATAATGTTGCCCTCCAGCTGATGAGAGAGGAAGGACATTTTTAATATAACATGATTTTTATTGACTTAAATATTTTCTTTGTGACTTCATCAGCAGTTTCAGTAAAGACTtgatttgttctgttttaacttttctgttgGTTTGGTTATGTTGCTTTAGTTTATCTGTACACTTTGTCTGCACTTTATACACACTGGTCAACACTTACACCACTGACTGTACTGACAACCACAACCCACCTTTACTTTGGTCTAATTTGCATTGATTTGGTCAATAAAGTGTATTTGTTTAatataattcaattttatttatagtatcagttcataacaagagttatctcaagacactttacagatagagtaggtctagaccacactctataatttacaaataccccacaattccagtaattcccagTACATTTATAAGACTTTATCATGGTGTGTCTCCGATTTGTTGTGGCTTAAGAGCCGGGTCATAACAAATTGGTTAGTTCTTTAATTGGTGTGTTTTGGCATGGAAAGAATCCTGCACTCCAGCTgatgagagaggaaggagatCTTTGATTTTACATGATTTGTATTGACTTAAATGACTTGACTTCCTCAGCATAGTTTCAATAAAGACTTGATTTGTTATGTTATTTCCTTTTTAAAGTGTGCAGTGGACTGGCAActttcattccatatattcaaACTTTCATTCTTACTCTTAATCTCTGTTTGCTGTAGATAACTACAGTAAGTGTTGTATTGTGAAGCCCTTGAGGTCATGTTTGAGATTATTTATCAGTTTCAGACTGCAGCGTCTGGTTCCTCTCAGCCTCGGTTGTGTCGACTGACTTTACTGTGTACAGAAGttctgattgacagctgtgCTTCTGCCTTGGCTGGTTCCACGTCTGTCAGGGTGACGATGAAGGAAACGGAGCCAGTGTTTCTTCTGCAGTCGAAGCCAGACTTCTTTTGGGGGACTCAAAATGACATGTTTTGACATCCTGTCAAAGCGTTCTCCAAGGCCTACATTATTCATAGACTGAGGAATTCCTACAGTCTCTCCTGCTGCTCTACCTCAGTCCATTTTAAATCTTAGATTTTAAGGATTGACCAGTTTCTTCAGTCCAGAGAGATGATGCACATTTGGCTGGTCAAGCTTAAAACTGCTCTCTAAATGCCAGGTGAGTTGGATTACACTGAAAATGCTTCAACAGTGTGTGAGTTTGGTAGGTTAATAAAGAGAAATGCCAGTCTGGTCAGTGAATTTGAAATAATTTGTACAACTGAATATACCTCTTTACACACCTTAGAGTCCTTTtgaagctgaaacaattagttgatcGTTAAGTTGATCAACTATTTAGATAATCGATCTGtcattttaaagcaaaaatCCCAAACGGTCTGTTTGTAAGCTTTTTCTTTCGTGAGATAAGTAATTTTAAAGTTAATTTACGAATGATTATTTTCTAAACActtaatatattaaaaaatataaacagattaatcgacaatgaaaatactctaccctaaagttgttgttttggttCTTCAGATAACTCTTAAGGTACTTTCAGCAGCCTGGACAGTGTCTCTATTCTCACCCAGAGAAAGCTGCTCTGAGTGAAGACAGATACCAGagtcagcaccatggacagtgtCTCTATTCTCACCCAGAGAAAGCTGCTCTGAGTGAAGACAGATACCAGagtcagcaccatggacagtgtCTCTATTCTCACCCAGAGAAAGCTGCTCTGAGTGAAGACAGATACCAGagtcagcaccatggacagcgttCCTGGCACGAGGCTGAAGAGCTTCACATTTCAGATAAACAAACAAGTCAAATCCATAAGAAAGTGAGTGTGTaagtaaatacatttaattaataAAGGGCTGTGGGGTTTTGAGACTGTAGAAAGACTCCAGCAGCAGTGCATAATTCCATATTCATATGcccacttttttttataattaacgGCTTCATggaaatatataaacatattttacttCACAGTTTAGTCATCCACTGTGGCCTGACTTCATATAGTCTGGATCAGGAAAGTTAATCGTATGAATTATTGTAAATTATGACTTCATGGAGACTGAtgatgtttctttctttttggcaCTTATAGCAATTCCTGGGCCTACATGCAGACAAagcaaaattaaataaacaaaaactttaGTAGGTAAAAACTTAATACCCGGACGAAGACTGAAAACTCTGTAAAAATCTAGTAAGAGGAGCTTGATTTGAGATTGTTCtgttaaacatcagcatgtttgtTCTATCACTTTATAATGAGGTGTAATGAACATTTACAGCCTGGAGGTGTCACTGTTGGGACTTTAGATGGAAACTCATCCTGTCCAACCATGAAGtcgtgtactgtatgtgtgttttgtctgtcttAGAACTTGCAGACAGATAGGAATagattcctgtgtgtgtgtgtgtgtgtgtgtgtgtgtgtgtgtgtgtgtgtgtgtgtgtgtgtgtgtgtgtgtgtgtgtgtgttgccaaaacaaaacagcatgcaGAGATTTAGTATCTGAGGATGGATGGACTGACTAAGTATTCACCCGCCCTCATCAAGCATCTTGAACTGCATAATAGTAGTAGATTTAGCAAGTTATTTTACAATTTCTTTTCACATAATGCATTGTCTAATTTTCTTGTAAATTCActtgaaacaaaaaacaacaaccaagtAGTACCTTGTAACTTTTACTAAATTAATATTGAACTAGTTACTTTTTTAGGTCCGGTTGGACCACTAACTGTAGCTACACTGAACATTATTACAATATCAAACATTGAGTTGAGAGCGTGTGTTTTTCATCACTGTGAGCAttttattaatgtgtgtgtgctgagagTCCAGTGTGGTTTCTGAGTGTTTTTTAACGAGCTCTGAGTATTAACGCAGGCAGAATTTTCTTTATTCAAACTGACTGTTAAACTGTTAAAGCTTAAAGTGCTAAAACAGTGGCTATTACTGATAAACACATTcatatattttgtgtcaaacaGTGTTGGTAGCTCATTACATTTTCACATTATCTGCAATTTATGGAATATTTTGTAACCCTTTTTTGCTTCTTATTACTGgaagaaataagaaataaatgcAACCCGATAGAAAAATGCACACACTGCAATAACCTCCATGCGAATTATGTAGTCAATGTATGAGTCTCTAAACGcacgcacgtgtgtgtgtgtgtgtgtgtgtgtgtgtggtgtatgcgTATGCGGAGCATATTACTAAAGCCGCAAAGTGCCGTCAGAAGAACGTGTcttgctctgaaacgttttttaacgtttttgtagttccctggacacaaaccagtaagagccattaaaaaggagttccacaatATTGCAggtgaattgtgtgtgtgtgtgtgtgtgtgtgtgtgtgtgtgtgtgtgtgtgtgtgtgtgtgtgtgtgtgtgtgtat encodes:
- the LOC118494304 gene encoding putative nuclease HARBI1 encodes the protein MDWVKIATTVGILYREAEEEAAELRRNLRVRRARMRRRRLERRLAISAFVSGNDQSPSKRYAQVNDCVPILFRFFSEADLKPAFRLSRDTINVLVRMLPRQKPHGWSHEIEIAVGLYWLACGTLYRVTADIFGIPRATVGRIVHSVVEEMMAILHNIIHFPKPDEMEEVGAGFARMAGHEAFRYVAGAIDGCHIRILPPAEPQKRCYINRKLFPSVIHQGVCDSRGKFLDTYVGNTGSVHDALVLRRSPMYKESLYPPAGFFLLGDGGYPCLQRPVTIITPYRQPVAGQV